Proteins encoded by one window of Girardinichthys multiradiatus isolate DD_20200921_A chromosome 14, DD_fGirMul_XY1, whole genome shotgun sequence:
- the LOC124880126 gene encoding complement C1q-like protein 3, whose product MRSVSVVILMCLAGGLSTCQASFETNQTQEDKLTDEELENHIMEVEDKQTFDQGLQTLTVGESNTKFPEEACKPNIYTILKELGALEERQKATARALEETNRRLETSEKKVAALNSTLTEMRRTYEEQHQVAFSAAMPTERTIGPVNVLYPLVYKHVLSNVGGHYSPVTGYFTAPVRGIYYFSFSSFSWGGEGTTGGSLYQNENKVVSWYGYSKSDPISGSNSAILLLQAGDMVNVRLWDTRKISDNENRYSTFSGFLLSPI is encoded by the exons ATGAGGTCTGTATCAGTGgtgattctcatgtgtctggcAGGTGGGCTATCCACCTGCCAGGCTTCATTTGAGACCAATCAGACTCAGGAAGATAAGCTTACAGATGAAGAGCTGGAAAATCATATAATGGAGGTGGAGGACAAACAAACCTTCGATCAAGGGCTTCAAACATTAACAGTTGGGGAATCCAACACAAAATTTCCAGAGGAAGCATGCAAGCCAAACATCTACACCATATTGAAGGAGCTCGGGGCTCTGGAAGAGAGACAGAAAGCCACCGCGAGGGCCCTCGAGGAAACCAATAGACGGCTGGAAACCAGCGAGAAGAAGGTTGCCGCTCTCAACAGCACACTGACAGAGATGAGAAGAACTTATGAAG AACAACATCAGGTTGCATTTTCTGCAGCAATGCCAACAGAGAGAACCATTGGTCCTGTGAATGTTCTTTATCCTCTGGTATACAAACACGTTCTGTCTAATGTTGGAGGTCATTACAGCCCAGTGACAG GCTACTTTACAGCACCTGTGAGAGGAATTTATTActtctctttttcttcattttcttggGGAGGTGAGGGCACCACGGGTGGAAGTCTTTATCAGAACGAAAACAAAGTTGTGTCATGGTACGGTTACAGTAAAAGTGACCCTATCTCTGGGTCTAACAGCGCCATCTTGCTTCTGCAAGCTGGAGACATGGTCAATGTCCGTCTCTGGGATACGAGAAAAATAAGTGATAATGAAAATAGGTACTCAACATTCAGTGGATTCCTACTGTCTCCAAtataa